GGATCTTGGCAAGAAAACACAGAGAGTAATCCGCAAACAATATAACTTATCAAATATAGGTTAATGAAAGAAATGGTTTTGAGAAAAGTAATTGATACTTTTATCAAGTAAAACTACTATTTTATTTGGTGTCAAATAGCTTTTGTAGAAGTAATGTGTTGTTCAATATCTTTCCTACAGTACTTTTCTATTGTTGCAAAATCATGTAGATATAAATGTTACCACCTTAATCTAAATTACAAGTTCGGCGTACAACTGTTAATTAAAAATGTCTCAGTTTGTTCATCTTTTCCTATAAACAACAAAGGCATACCTTCTCAATGTTGTCCATCATGATCCCCTTGACCTCAGTTATTTGGGTCTTCAACTTCGATAGTTTGCTCATCTCTTCTGGATGGGTCATACAATACTGCATATGCTCCTTGAGTATAGGCCTatcagagagaaaagaaagatttcAGAACATGGTTGCAGTGctaaaaaaaatgacttaaTATCAGATAGTTATGGATATAGACAAACCCGAACTCCCTGTCAAGATTGTATGCAATGCTAAACCGATCTCCAAACAAATCctcatcttcgtcatcatctGCAAGAGGATGTCGCTCATCGTTCTTTATACTCGCCTCATACCGCTTGTTAAAGTCTTCCTTGACCCGTTCAAGGAACACGAAAGGTACACTTCTTCCGGTGGATTCATCAGCAACCACAAGAAACactacatatatacacacaatcaCAGTGCATCATCAAACCAGAAGATTAAAAGAGCTTAAAAGTCTTCAACTAACTAACAAGCATCGAATAGGGAAACATACCAAAACCATTGTCAATAAGGAAATTAAAGGTGTGACCATCGCAAGAGTAAGTGTACTTGCTGCTATTAGTGGGCAGCTTCTGGAGACATTGAACAGCTAAGGTGCTGAAGTTGCCAGAGTAAGGAGTATGCTCCGCTAGAACAACAGTTCCTTTAGCAACGAAGCTATAAATCAAACCCTTTTGACTCATTTTTTATAGGAACTCGTGAAGCCAAGAAGTCAACCAAAAACCACAATCAGATctgaaatacaaaaccaaacacGGAATCATAATCCAGAAACGTAATGGGAAAAACAATTCAAGTATTATTATAGATCACTATGTAAATCCagataaaaaccctaaaaaacccAGATAAGGGAACTAAAGATCGCAACATCGGGAGAGCAATTAATTACTGATGAGCGATCCAAAATTGAGAAAGAGTACCaccgaagaagagaaacaattaCGAATTCGGAAAACGTGTTCTGATGCTTCGATTTAGGTTGAAAAAAATCGACGCAAATTACAAAGATCGGTGGTATTTTAGTCCCGGAAGAGAGAAGCATAGAGATTGAAGGAGAAATCAAACAAGCATACATAGCAGCAGAACAAAGATGGaacgtagagagagagagagagagagagagagagagagagagagagtaccttGAGAGGCTTGGTTGGCTTGGTGATGAAGGATTAGGCTCAAATTCTCAGGAAttgctagagagagagagagagagatgtgctaatatcagaagatgatgatgatgaaaatggcattatttaattttaatgctCTGATTAATTCTCTTAATCACAAAAGCTTACGTTCGTTAATCatactttttggtttgattgtttccGGTTTCGGTTTACGAAAGTAGCGAGTTATCTGAAACTATCATCAATATCTATTTCGCCTCGGTTTGGTTTAGCTATTTCCGGTTTGATTTCGTTTCATAttgcttttaaaaatatatcttatgATGTGTGAATTCATCAAATCTTGAATTTGTTAAATCCGCAAATCCCAACTGCGAATTGATGAAAACGTACAcgcaaaaaaaagttgaaaatctAAACGATAATGTTTTAATAGCAAATACTTTTTCCAATCCAAAAGATGCAAAGTATTAGATGaaccaaaaactgaaaaaaggaGCAAAGTTTGGAGTAAAGTAGCAGCACAACAAACTGGAAAACACACCAAAAACACACAGTGACTGCACTACACTGCTTTCAAAAAGTAATCCCAAACTGTTTTTAGACAATCTTTCAGCATGTCTGAAACACACTTCCTCTCCACATTTTCCTCCTGAAAATTTGTAAACATAACTATTTTGTCACTTTTGGCTCTACATCACTACAATTCTAGAAGCatatggttatgtttttttcctaaaacgTTACCTTTAGTAGAATAGAGCTTACGGCTTTTAATTTAAGATCCACTTCCCTTGTGGTTCCTCCAACTCCAGTTCTGAAATCATACCGATCAGCCTTTGTGGTTCGAAGCTTCATAGTTCGGTTTCCGTATGTAGTTGTTACGGTATGCCAAACGCCACAAACGTTGTATCGATCCGCACTAGAAGATTTCCCAAGAGGCCACTTTAACCCACCTTTCACATTTGGATCTATCACCGCTGAATCCGTCAATTCTTTAAGATTCTTAATCTCATTCTCCTGGTTACAATCAAAGATAT
The Camelina sativa cultivar DH55 chromosome 6, Cs, whole genome shotgun sequence genome window above contains:
- the LOC104791701 gene encoding vesicle-associated membrane protein 727 → MSQKGLIYSFVAKGTVVLAEHTPYSGNFSTLAVQCLQKLPTNSSKYTYSCDGHTFNFLIDNGFVFLVVADESTGRSVPFVFLERVKEDFNKRYEASIKNDERHPLADDDEDEDLFGDRFSIAYNLDREFGPILKEHMQYCMTHPEEMSKLSKLKTQITEVKGIMMDNIEKVLDRGEKIELLVDKTENLQFQADSFQRQGRQLRRKMWLQSLQMKLMVAGVVFSFILIVWVVACGGFKCSS